The genomic window GTCGAGCGCACGAGCGCCGTGTTCCCCATCAGGCGCGCGAGGTTCACCCCGTACAGACCCCGGCTCGGCCCGAGCAGGTCGAGGTACGTGAGGCGCGGCGCGGAAAGGAAGAACGCGATCGCCCCGAGAAGTCCCTTCCGCGACACCTTCCCGATCCCCAGGCTCACGACACGCCCGCCGGGCTTGAGCGCGCGGAGGCCGTCCTGGATCGAACGGCCGCCGATCGAGTCGAGCACGATGTCGAACGCGGGGCCGCCGAAG from Candidatus Eisenbacteria bacterium includes these protein-coding regions:
- a CDS encoding zinc-binding dehydrogenase, with the protein product FGGPAFDIVLDSIGGRSIQDGLRALKPGGRVVSLGIGKVSRKGLLGAIAFFLSAPRLTYLDLLGPSRGLYGVNLARLMGNTALVRSTLETLVQWAAAGEIQPAPGRVMPLAEAGEAHRILESRGNVGKIVLRV